The Rhizoctonia solani chromosome 4, complete sequence genome contains a region encoding:
- a CDS encoding Transposase family tnp2, translated as MAGTRWRCPECHEMRAPKTYRRHQKYGCPSLRRRASKLRTAAEATLTRLRRLGLVARSPPPHCPSPHFNRRHPPNVPPPPAFCELLQSPALPVVDHAMGEPGFDPNFRFVTPGAGPGPSSREQSPRFAPYNPAEEEEEEEEEDPLAALPWMHGIAPHDYYELIVQEELLRKGGLRLPDYHRLTVQAFNYKVDTDISGRAYSKLPRAFPDHLANLPMEPKLQRQIDKISAFGARAIHCCINSCIAYTGVYQRLELCPWCGEARYTAHRKNPVRRVPRRTFHYLPLIPRLINLFRSPPMAELLQYRSRRRPEPNTLSDIFDGRYYLQLLQEFVYLGGTRLGHRFFSSNTDMTLGLSTDGVGPFKTRKQQCWPLIIINYNLPPSIRTRLENILCLGVIPGPRTPKELDTFLEPFIDELEELARGVPAFNAANRHPFVLRAYLIAAFGDMPAVAKMMEMKGPNGKLPCRACKIRGVRARHGPHPNTNYIPLSRPFDDEPHATRRYDPQNLPLRTHTEYLEEAMWVEEAQNDAEEGRRSLRTGINGLAPLARVPGLSFPVSFPHDFMHLIFENIIPTLFDLWTRSGNFEAFGSGTEEYLLHPDVWTTIAEACPLAGNNIPYTFGCRVPDPKKKRAELTAEARLLLATMLGPVLLRGRFVHQKYYRHFIELVRLINMCIDFEITPNDIVTIREGFAKWVKDYEKYYYMNDQARLSACTLPLHALLHIANDIEAMGPVWAYWAFPMERFCGALTRASMSRRFPYSSINRRVLQLAQLSQIKLVYGLTEELELDERQENIRHGVQYDHYPDLVFINPSKTLPLQRSLQLKIAKYLGPVIGIPVEDMSNALANRPLKVWGRMQRLDKSLAEAVVGGDVIRGAMVVPSNKTMRDASHVWFHSKMSRWRWDRPHAVEFPNEILSYGQTGMFVVIEADLIASLNVPNPCTQVLAVIMAFPHLRYHNDADLVEYRLSSGNYAGAEVVDATKIDCLIGRITTEHQGSFVVERTSVVGQVDMLDVTVEID; from the exons ATGGCTGGGACTCGATGGAGGTGCCCCGAATGTCACGAAATGCGGGCGCCCAAGACCTATCGGCGACACCAAAAGTATGGTTGCCCATCTCTTCGGAGAAGGGCCTCGAAACTTCGCACCGCGGCCGAGGCAACACTCACCAGGCTACGACGACTTGGGTTGGTTGCCCGCTCCCCACCACCACATTGCCCATCGCCACACTTTAACCGACGACACCCTCCCAATGTCCCGCCTCCCCCTGCATTTTGCGAACTCCTTCAATCACCTGCACTGCCCGTTGTTGATCACGCAATGGGAGAACCTGGGTTTGACCCCAACTTCCGATTCGTCACCCCTGGGGCTGGCCCTGGGCCCTCCAGTCGAGAGCAGTCCCCTCGATTTGCCCCATACAACCCcgctgaggaggaggaggaggaggaggaggaggaccCACTGGCCGCCTTACCTTGGATGCACGGCATTGCGCCACACGACTACTACGAGTTAATTGTACAGGAGGAGTTGTTACGCAAAGGGG GTTTACGGCTACCAGATTACCACCGACTGACGGTCCAGGCATTCAACTACAAGGTTGATACCGACATCAGTGGGCGCGCGTACAGCAAACTGCCGCGCGCTTTCCCCGACCACCTCGCCAACTTGCCCATGGAACCCAAGCTTCAGAGGCAGATAGACAAGATATCAGCCTTTGGTGCGAGGGCAATCCACTGCTGCATCAACTCATGCATCGCATACACTGGTGTATACCAGCGGCTTGAGTTGTGCCCATGGTGTGGTGAAGCACGGTACACAGCACACCGCAAGAACCCTGTTCGCCGTGTCCCGCGGCGAACTTTCCACTACCTCCCCCTTATCCCACGTCTGATAAACCTTTTCCGCAGCCCTCCTATGGCCGAGTTGCTCCAATATCGATCGCGGCGGCGGCCCGAACCCAACACCCTCTCCGACATCTTTGATGGCCGCTATTACCTTCAACTCCTTCAGGAGTTTGTATATTTGGGTGGTACACGACTGGGTCATCGATTCTTCTCAAGCAATACCGACATGACCCTTGGGCTCTCTACTGATGGCGTAGGCCCCTTCAAGACGCGGAAGCAGCAATGCTGGCCACTAATCATTATCAATTATAACCTCCCACCCTCAATTCGAACGCGTCTTGAGAACATTTTGTGTCTTGGCGTGATTCCCGGCCCACGGACCCCAAAGGAACTTGACACATTCCTCGAGCCTTTCATCGATGAGCTTGAGGAACTTGCACGTGGAGTGCCAGCATTTAATGCAGCCAATCGTCATCCCTTTGTGCTCCGTGCCTACCTCATTGCTGCGTTTGGTGATATGCCTGCAGTTGCCAAAATGATGGAGATGAAAGGTCCCAATGGCAAACTGCCCTGTCGAGCCTGTAAGATTCGCGGCGTACGTGCCAGACATGGGCCACACCCAAATACAAACTACATCCCCCTCTCACGACCATTCGATGACGAACCACATGCCACCCGACGCTATGATCCGCAGAACCTCCCCCTTCGAACACACACTGAATACCTTGAGGAAGCAATGTGGGTGGAGGAGGCTCAAAATGATGCTGAAGAGGGTCGGCGGTCCTTACGAACAGGCATCAATGGACTTGCCCCCCTTGCACGGGTGCCCGGCCTCTCATTCCCAGTCTCGTTTCCCCACGACTTTATGCACTTAATTTTTGAAAATATTATTCCCACTCTCTTTGACTTGTGGACGCGAAGCGGAAACTTTGAGGCATTTGGATCAGGGACTGAAGAATATCTGCTGCACCCAGACGTATGGACAACAATTGCTGAGGCCTGCCCTCTAGCCGGCAACAACATCCCATACACGTTTGGCTGTCGCGTACCCGATCCAAAGAAAAAGCGTGCTGAACTTACTGCCGAAGCTCGGTTACTACTTGCCACTATGCTTGGTCCTGTGCTCCTGCGAGGCCGCTTTGTCCATCAAAAGTATTATCGGCATTTTATTGAACTTGTCCGCCTCATTAATATGTGTATTGACTTTGAGATCACACCCAACGACATAGTTACCATTCGTGAAGGATTTGCAAAATGGGTGAAAGACTACGAAAA ATACTACTACATGAATGATCAAGCCCGCCTTTCTGCTTGTACCCTCCCACTCCACGCCCTCCTTCACATTGCCAACGACATTGAGGCCATGGGTCCTGTCTGGGCATACTGGGCCTTCCCAATGGAGCGCTTTTGTGGTGCACTTACACGTGCAAGCATGAGCCGCCGTTTCCCATACTCTAGCATCAACCGTCGTGTCCTCCAGCTTGCCCAGTTATCACAAATTAAGTTGGTATATGGGCTTACAGAAGAACTTGAGCTTGATGAACGTCAGGAGAATATCAGGCATGGAGTCCAGTATGATCACTACCCTGACCTTGTCTTTATCAACCCATCAAAAACACTCCCCCTTCAACGCTCGTTACAGCTCAAGATTGCTAAATACCTTGGCCCTGTAATAGGTATCCCTGTAGAAGACATGTCCAATGCACTAGCAAACCGGCCCTTGAAGGTGTGGGGTAGGATGCAGCGACTGGACAAGTCACTGGCTGAGGCTGTTGTTGGTGGTGACGTTATTCGGGGGGCTATGGTTGTGCCCAGTAATAAAACAATGCGCGATGCATCACATGTTTGG TTTCACTCAAAAATGTCTCGTTGGCGCTGGGACCGGCCTCATGCAGTTGAGTTCCCCAATGAGATACTCAGCTATGGTCAAACCGGGATGTTTGTTGTCATTGAGGCTGACTTAATTGCAAGCTTAAATGTGCCAAACCCCTGTACCCAAGTTCTTGCTGTGATTATGGCTTTCCCTCACCTGCGGTACCATAATGATGCTGACCTTGTGGAGTACCGGCTCTCATCTGGCAACTATGCTGGTGCTGAGGTTGTTGATGCCACTAAAATTGACTGTCTCATTGGTCGTATAACAACTGAGCACCAGGGctcatttgttgttgaacgTACATCTGTTGTTGGCCAAGTGGATATGCTTGATGTGACGGTTGAGATTGATTGA